A genomic window from Sulfurospirillum diekertiae includes:
- the mobB gene encoding molybdopterin-guanine dinucleotide biosynthesis protein B, with translation MKSLAVAFTGPSDSGKTTLILKVANILKSEYTLAIIKNDPSDKAIFDVEGKDSWKFAQTGAEVVVTSPTRTTLFSKHPKSLDEIISLLGDFDFLLVEGLKTLPLPRIAIFRNKLNVDYFDCSDAIAVDESVTLSDYAIPSHIAILDLNNPEQVVAWIQKNAKKVK, from the coding sequence ATGAAATCCTTAGCCGTTGCTTTTACAGGACCATCGGATAGCGGAAAGACAACGCTGATCCTCAAAGTCGCCAATATTCTAAAATCTGAATATACTCTAGCTATCATTAAAAATGACCCAAGTGATAAAGCTATTTTTGATGTTGAGGGTAAAGATAGTTGGAAATTTGCCCAAACAGGAGCTGAAGTCGTCGTCACCTCTCCCACGCGTACCACACTCTTTTCAAAACACCCTAAAAGTTTAGATGAGATTATCTCCTTGCTTGGCGATTTTGATTTTTTATTGGTTGAAGGCCTCAAGACCCTCCCACTCCCTCGCATTGCTATTTTTCGTAACAAACTGAATGTAGACTATTTTGACTGTTCCGATGCCATTGCCGTTGATGAGAGTGTGACATTAAGTGACTACGCGATCCCCTCACATATTGCGATTTTAGATTTAAATAACCCCGAGCAAGTCGTTGCTTGGATACAAAAAAATGCCAAAAAGGTCAAATAA
- a CDS encoding class 1 fructose-bisphosphatase — protein MQEIYEAIKRSAKRIREAIEFDDTGYSENINSTGDTQLKLDIKSDLIIEEEFAKVASIKEIVSEEKEGKTPLHVNGIYGVGYDPLDGSSLVDVNLSVGSIFGIYEGGYEGKHLKAAVYVVYGPRVELVIAQEDVKMYRLNKAGEFVFIKEIKLKEKGKLNAPGATQMGWEPKHKAMIDAIFADGYRLRYSGGMVPDLHQILLKGGGLFSYPATSDVPKGKLRMIFEVFPFAFVYEKAGGAAINGKRRILELAPSHPHDTTPCFFGSHAEIERVRKCYE, from the coding sequence ATGCAAGAAATTTATGAAGCAATCAAGCGCTCAGCAAAGCGCATCAGAGAGGCCATTGAGTTTGATGACACAGGATATTCTGAGAATATTAACTCCACAGGCGACACACAGCTTAAATTAGACATTAAAAGCGATCTTATCATCGAAGAAGAGTTTGCAAAAGTTGCCTCGATTAAAGAGATTGTCAGTGAAGAGAAAGAAGGTAAAACCCCTTTACATGTAAACGGGATTTACGGTGTGGGATATGACCCATTGGATGGTTCTAGCCTTGTCGATGTTAATCTGAGTGTTGGTTCCATCTTTGGCATCTACGAAGGTGGCTATGAGGGGAAACACCTTAAAGCAGCGGTGTATGTTGTTTATGGACCACGTGTTGAGCTCGTGATCGCGCAAGAAGATGTCAAGATGTACCGTTTAAATAAAGCGGGGGAATTCGTTTTCATTAAAGAAATTAAGCTCAAAGAAAAAGGTAAACTCAACGCACCTGGAGCAACCCAAATGGGGTGGGAGCCAAAACACAAAGCAATGATTGATGCCATTTTTGCAGATGGCTACCGTTTACGTTACTCTGGCGGCATGGTACCCGATTTGCATCAGATTCTTCTCAAAGGTGGCGGACTCTTCTCTTACCCTGCAACGAGTGACGTACCCAAAGGCAAACTACGCATGATTTTTGAAGTCTTCCCTTTTGCGTTTGTCTATGAAAAAGCGGGTGGTGCGGCGATCAATGGAAAACGTAGAATTTTAGAGCTGGCACCATCACATCCTCATGACACCACACCATGCTTCTTTGGCTCGCATGCAGAGATAGAACGTGTTCGGAAGTGCTATGAGTAG